Proteins encoded together in one Numida meleagris isolate 19003 breed g44 Domestic line chromosome 17, NumMel1.0, whole genome shotgun sequence window:
- the TEPSIN gene encoding AP-4 complex accessory subunit tepsin — MAVPLRDRLCFLSRLPVLLRGTADEEGPCPGFVLEEISKISRESAGSSQCLLEFLLGRLRSGSCHVKLKVLKILQHTCAQGSPQFLLQLRRNAAFIREAAAFTGPPDPLHGNSLNQKVRAAAQDLASILFSDAVLPTVAALPARPLPPAGMGSKSSPCSSMQGFGFTSERGGSAGEALLSTIQRAAEAVANAVLPSPEGPRTRCGELHEDAYQPVTAPSPARSLASSTNPPAATAAHSARVSHHPGLAGGGWEEADSGHSSQNSSQENGDLSRTSDTYSKSGSDSHSGASRELVSGAERVDADSLGDCLREVSLVSALTQGARVFLTREEAQHFLKECGLLNCEVVLELLSRALEDPSDSVRMRSMSAISSLMCSDLLALDQIFAGTRQHLQQLSQGSPGPVANRATKILRQFEALCRGRPSPKTSRPRSAPSTLTEGSAPCTGDLLTDIPPLPGESILQPLSAPTLSGTPPAIRAEPGLEAEPWEQPGPTAVPVPHGQEAASRLGGDVGTTAVPARSLSLFAGMELVAPPGTALAPRSPPAEPRTLPQPQDDTVPAQSDTEPSAFSFLNA, encoded by the exons ATGGCGGTGCCGTTGCGGGACCGGCTGTGCTTCCTGAGCCGG CTGCCGGTGCTGCTGCGCGGCACCGCGGACGAGGAGGGGCCGTGCCCTGGGTTCGTGCTGGAGGAGATCAGCA AGATCTCTCGTGAGTcggcaggcagcagccagtgcCTGCTGGAGTTCCTGCTGGGCCGGTTGCGCAGCGGCTCCTGCCACGTCAAGCTGAAG GTGCTGAAGATCCTGCAGCACACGTGTGCCCAGGGCTCGCCCCAGTTCCTCTTGCAGCTGAGGAGGAACGCCGCCTTCATCCGGGAGGCTGCAG CATTCACTGGGCCCCCAGACCCTCTCCACGGCAACAGCTTGAACCAGAAGGTCCGGGCTGCTGCGCAG GACTTGGCCAGCATTCTCTTCTCGGATGCTGTGCTTCCAACAGTTGCCGCGCTGCCTGCCCGTCCCCTGCCTCCTGCAG GCATGGGTTCCAAATCCAGCCCCTGCAGCTCTATGCAAGGATTTGGCTTCACTAGTGAGAGAGGTGGCTCTG CAGGTGAAGCCTTGCTCAGCACCATCCAGCGAGCAGCTGAAGCGGTGGCCAATGCTGTGCTTCCCTCACCGGAGGGACCCCGAACTCGCTGTGGGGAGCTCCATGAGGATGCCTACCAGCCCGTGACAGCTCCTTCTCCTGCCAGGAGCTTGGCCAGCTCCACCAACCCAccagcagccactgcagctCACAGTGCCCGAG TGAGCCACCACCCAGGGCTGGCGGGCGGCGGCTGGGAGGAGGCGGACAGCGGGCACAGCTCCCAGAACTCCTCGCAGGAGAATGGTGACCTGAGCCGCACCTCGGACACCTACAGCAAGTCAGGCAGTGACAGCCACTCGGGGGCCAGCCGGGAGCTGGTGAGCGGGGCCGAGAG GGTGGATGCTGACAGCCTGGGTGATTGCCTGCGGGAGGTGAGCCTGGTGTCAGCACTGACCCAGGGTGCCAGGGTCTTCCTGACCAGGGAGGAGGCACAGCACTTCCTCAAGGA GTGTGGGCTGCTGAACTGCGAggtggtgctggagctgctcagtCGGGCCCTGGAGGACCCCAGCGACAGCGTCCGCATG CGGTCCATGAGCGCCATCTCATCCCTCATGTGCTCCGACCTGCTGGCTCTGGACCAGATCTTTGCAGGGACACgacagcacctgcagcagctcagccaagGCAGCCCGGGTCCTGTGGCCAACCGAGCAACCAAG ATCCTGCGGCAGTTCGAGGCTCTGTGCAGAGGCCGCCCGTCCCCCAAAACCTCACGCCCACGCTCAGCTCCATCTACACTCACCGAGGGCTCGGCCCCATGCACTGGGGACCTGCTGACGGACATCCCACCCCTCCCCGGTGAGAGCATCCTCCAGCCCCTGAGCGCACCCACGCTCTCTGGCACTCCACCAGCCATCAGGGCAGAGCCGGGATTGGAAGCggagccctgggagcagcccGGCCCCACGGCGGTGCCTGTCCCGCACGGACAGGAGGCAGCGAGCAGGCTGGGGGGGGACGTGGGCACGACGGCAGTGCCCGCCCGCAGCCTGTCCCTGTTTGCTGGCATGGAGCTGGTGGCACCGCCGGGCACAGCGCTCGCCCCGCGCTCACCGCCTGCGGAGCCGCGGACGTTGCCACAGCCCCAGGACGACACCGTGCCTGCTCAGAGCGACACAGagccctcagccttctccttcctcAATGCGTAG
- the NDUFAF8 gene encoding NADH dehydrogenase [ubiquinone] 1 alpha subcomplex assembly factor 8 yields the protein MSGRGVWLRARARLRRFPALLADCREQASAYGRCVAAASAGSSELRRDVCLREFQALQECFARAAAANK from the exons ATGTCGGGCAGAGGCGTTTGGCTCCGGGCTCGAGCGCGGCTGCGGCGCTTCCCCGCACTGCTGGCGGATTGCAGGGAGCAg GCCTCGGCTTACGGGCGCTGCGTGGCCGCGGCCTCCGCTGGAAGCTCGGAGCTACGGCGGGACGTCTGCTTGAGGGAGTTCCAGGCCTTGCAGGAGTGTTTCGCCCGCGCG GCGGCGGCGAACAAGTGA